The Cloeon dipterum chromosome 3, ieCloDipt1.1, whole genome shotgun sequence genome includes a region encoding these proteins:
- the LOC135940940 gene encoding bromodomain adjacent to zinc finger domain protein 2B-like isoform X9: protein MDKDGGKESRGGSSKDHHSSIPHMPPGATPNLLDSLFAQSLFNAAQPGGFGNHFPGSYSMLGRPPPSAQNSAYGIPPSSSAGPYGGLGTLSAAANQAASLGINSASAWWNMASQIAAQDYLARLSGSLPFGGLTGESLVPGFDLLQAQQALAAAAATAPVKSSGKHSSKSERRSNSHANSSSSHHTSTASTTSKSSPSVTTSSSLPAGIPASSASRVSPAPSEGAGDPASILGGVRLPPDTEIIKYTSSIVGPKIPGTTNRGRKKTISLDPPSVSVLPTNMMHPSASGPTSASMLMTDHHRRGSRGSGAKSRQNKEAARRSGSPVDRVEVIKLPASSPATTNGGSGMSNLASLTVPSYGGGSSEQGEDAPLNLSMKPAHSTALPASEKQSRRKPGPRPRRVPQNPSGPSAPSPSPSFAQLFASIDGPRPTSSAYSSANSGNEDSDSQTKDRPRNLGRGVSKPKKNTVASLLAQSRALGIKPTVASLNHHQVSLLKPPSLQSDCKKMGITSDDDSSLPDVSSDESDDVNAMLGSDSDSADEERGRGRKRESTDPEDGPSSAKRHRSSASMERDLRIPLSRGWKRETLICGLGKSGSVKGEVSYNSPCGQRFKNCTDILKFLEAQGITDLNKDNFNFSSKLVLGDFLQPLMQGAKAPEDCLRLTEEEVVMRVEQLRVYKAATASSKPKQSRNYRRMREEEYLRRQYEAQHLARIAQGHKLAQQLEKEKSQMAAREAKRIAKEEAQKIKEQLRIMKEHEKFERQETLRREREHKAMQMHEEREHKRQQAVLLKEQERERRRQHMVLVKSLESRRRFEDREKRRLEQKAEKQASRERREEQRRAEIELLRELRKPAEDMALFATPEHKDMPILNRIPGLKLAGEAFADTLMVFEFLHNFGETLGFDMESLPCLNSLQMALLNDEEAEEELLSVMTHLLVCAIEDPGIPNPARHTTLLGQSLRQADITHTNLSEILRIYLYANATGEVKALYGVTYEREREKKEPNRNQAFLDRMKDNQTCIMSEWLRTTPFLALSPTRKAAILAFICNELLQNKAVCRQIDASIENVAQLRKDRWAIDGKIRKLRMMHGRKARMEQIAAVTKQHENSLAPPTPEKEGMDGGESKDGTKDLEKSEPDKKNDIDDDDDEESGNESEGTTAEVEVPEEDEDKKMTAEELQKKLEKVSKQSEQWMQDLSSAAQQLRAICFGQDRYWRRYWSLPRAGGIFVEAIESAEPEMFSEGEDGPEEPEEIDEAAAAEDEGNKEGKDADEEKSEEASEKQDEDAEKKEAIVENGLKEEKEDTPDVEMKDESLVEKPEAEAVKAEPIKAEATPKKEEPEEMEEDDLDNSERFNPINHLMRWGSPSIYNGAKDLNGSYNSKLENSTTSTYSGMASPGNLSLVDKQWFSLIPKDACDENSLTKPPYRSSAIGVPLTKGVGEIRIPWFPRPQTSASPLPAASPAPSSRPSLCDSPPLYSAEETALHIEHLKRLGETVESEPRPIPRDKRRGWWRITDPEKMQTLITNCHPRGVRERELKRTVSRYMEYVAESGSQFFLVKLCAPGDTISTDLSTGDEAKPVSKSAPSRDEPDAWSEKVALRVDMLMLEQVEALEDRVANASMQVKGWKVPPRASTDETIQFRASCLTPDDEDEERQDPVMIAKERLADLEAAIERRYLKPPLGTSCELSLSNLQASDQHKAPPSPSSPSGEPDTLPKGLVTWRDGVVKAKTAAQLAMVFYMLEASIAWDKSIMKAVSDSSANMSNCQFCSSGDNEDKLLLCDGCDKGYHMYCFKPKIESVPDGDWYCFECRNKATGERNCIVCGKRGVGKNLVLCDSCPRAYHLECLTPPIAKVPRGKWFCPSCNSKNPKKRGRRPKMSESEGSSVVGGDYEGAASTTVTSTSTTNTSSSPPSSTPANSASPPAKKDRNKKLARELTACKTLLDELEAHDEAWPFLLPVNTKQFPTYRKIIRSPMDLSTIRKRLTEGVYKGREEFCADVRVIFNNCETFNEDDSPVGKAGHSMRSFFEARWIELWNGNQH, encoded by the exons CCCAATCTCTTTTTAACGCGGCCCAACCGGGAGGCTTTGGCAACCACTTTCCAGGATCCTACAGCATGCTCGGAAGACCACCTCCGTCAGCTCAGAACTCTGCCTACGGAATCCCGCCCAGCTCTTCTGCAGGGCCCTACGGGGGACTGGGAACCCTGAGTGCGGCCGCCAATCAGGCAGCCTCTTTGGGAATCAATTCAGCCA GCGCGTGGTGGAACATGGCCTCGCAGATTGCAGCCCAGGACTACCTCGCCAGACTGTCCGGTAGTCTCCCGTTCGGCGGTCTGACCGGCGAAAGCCTGGTCCCGGGTTTTGATCTCCTTCAGGCCCAGCAAGCCTTAG ctgcagcagcggccACTGCTCCGGTCAAGTCCTCCGGAAAACATTCCTCTAAGTCTGAACGAAGGAGCAACAGTCACGCGAATTCTTCGTCTAGCCACCACACTTCTACCGCATCGACAACTTCGAAAAGTAGTCCCTCAGTAACCACGTCCAGCTCGTTGCCAGCTGGAATTCCCGCTTCGTCAGCCAGTAGAGTCAG TCCTGCCCCCTCTGAAGGAGCAGG TGATCCGGCCAGTATTCTGGGTGGGGTGCGTCTGCCTCCCGACACTGAAATCATCAAATACACCTCATCCATCGTGGGTCCTAAAATCCCCGGCACAACCAACAGAGGCAGAAAGAAGACCATCTCGCTGGACCCACCCTCCGTCAGTGTGTTGCCCACAAACATGATGCACCCTTCAGCGTCGGGACCCACCTCGGCCAGCATGCTGATGACTGACCACCACCGGCGGGGCAGCAGAGGCTCTGGAGCCAAATCTCGACAAAAC AAAGAGGCTGCGCGGCGGTCCGGCTCGCCAGTTGACAGGGTTGAGGTGATCAAGTTACCCGCATCTTCGCCGGCCACCACCAACGGTGGCTCGGGCATGTCCAACCTCGCCTCTCTGACCGTTCCCTCATACGGAGGCGGCAGCAGCGAACAGGGAGAAGATGCTCCACTCAATTTGTCCATGAAACCGGCGCATAGCACAGCGCTTCCCGCTTCTGAAAAGCAAT CTCGTCGTAAACCAGGCCCTAGGCCCCGACGAGTGCCGCAGAACCCTTCAGGTCCATCAGCTCCATCTCCCAGTCCGTCTTTCGCCCAGCTGTTCGCCAGTATCGACGGACCCAGACCCACAAGCTCAGCCTACAGCTCTGCTAACTCTGGCAACGAAGACTCTGACTCTCAGACAAAG GACCGACCTCGAAACCTTGGCCGTGGAGTGTCCAAGCCCAAGAAAAACACTGTGGCGTCTCTGTTGGCCCAAAGCAGAGCTCTTGGCATCAAGCCCACCGTGGCGTCGCTCAACCACCACCAAGTGTCCCTGCTCAAGCCGCCCTCGCTGCAGTCCGATTGCAAAAAGATGGGTATCACGAGCGATGACGACAGCTCGTTGCCAGACGTGAGCAGCGATGAGAGCGACGACGTAAACGCCATGCTCGGCAGTGATTCTGACAGCGCCGACGAGGAGAGAGGCCGAGGCCGCAAGAGGGAGTCGACAGACCCTGAGGACGGACCTA gcTCTGCCAAAAGGCATAGGAGTAGTGCGTCCATGGAAAGAGATCTCCGAATTCCCCTATCCCGTGGATGGAAGCGAGAAACCTTAATCTGTGGCCTAGGAAAATCTGGTTCCGTGAAGGGAGAGGTGTCTTATAATTCGCCGTGCGGGCAGAGGTTCAAAAACTGCACTGACATATTGAAA TTCCTCGAAGCGCAAGGCATCACGGACTTAAACAAAGACAATTTCAACTTCAGTTCAAAACTGGTGCTGGGTGATTTCTTGCAGCCTTTGATGCAAGGCGCGAAAGCGCCTGAGGACTGTCTTAGACTTACTGAAGAGGAAGTAGTTATGAGGGTGGAGCAACTGCGAGTATACAAAGCTGCCACTGCCAGCAGCAAGCCTAAGCAAAGCAG GAATTACAGGAGGATGAGAGAGGAAGAATATCTGAGGAGACAATATGAGGCACAGCACTTGGCAAGAATCGCACAAGGACACAAATTGGCACAACAGTTGGAAAAGGAGAAGAGCCAGATGGCCGCGCGAGAAGCCAAGAGAATCGCCAAGGAGGAAGCTCAAAAAATCAAGGAACAGTTGAG aATCATGAAGGAGCACGAGAAGTTTGAACGGCAAGAGACCTTGAGGAGAGAGCGTGAACACAAAGCTATGCAGATGCACGAG GAAAGAGAACACAAGAGACAGCAGGCTGTTTTGTTGAAGGAACAA GAGCGAGAGCGGCGACGGCAACACATGGTGCTGGTGAAGTCCCTCGAGTCCAGGCGGCGCTTCGAAGACCGCGAGAAGAGGCGCTTGGAGCAGAAGGCGGAAAAGCAGGCGAGCAGAGAGCGCCGCGAGGAACAGCGACGAGCCGAGATCGAGCTGCTGAGGGAGCTGCGCAAGCCTGCTGAAGATATGGCGTTATTCGCAACTCCAG AACACAAGGACATGCCGATTTTGAACCGCATTCCTGGACTAAAACTGGCTGGCGAGGCGTTTGCGGACACTCTAATGGTGTTTGAGTTCCTGCACAACTTTGGAGAAACGCTCGGTTTTG ATATGGAAAGTCTGCCTTGTTTGAACAGTCTACAAATGGCTCTCCTCAACGATGAAGAGGCTGAAGAGGAGCTTCTCTCTGTGATGACCCATTTGCTAGTATGTGCAATAGAAGATCCAGGAATACCGAATCCAGCGCGGCACACCACACTGCTGGGCCAGTCGCTCAGACAGGCTGACATTACACACACAAACTTATCAGAAATACTACGCATCTACCTCTACGCAAACGCTACTGGAGAAGTGAAAGCTCTCTATG gTGTAACATACGAAAGAGAACGAGAGAAAAAGGAACCAAATCGCAACCAAGCATTTTTGGACCGAATGAAGGATAACCAGACGTGCATTATGTCCGAGTGGCTGCGCACCACGCCATTCCTCGCACTCAGTCCCACGCGCAAAGCGGCCATTCTCGCATTTATATGCAACGAGTTGCTTCAGAACAAGGCCGTGTGCCGGCAAATTGATGCCTCGATCGAAAATGTTGCTCAGCTTAGAAAAGACAGATGGGCTATCGATGGAAAGATTAGAAA GCTTAGGATGATGCATGGCCGAAAGGCTCGTATGGAGCAAATCGCTGCAGTAACAAAACAGCATGAAAATTCTCTGGCGCCGCCCACGCCTGAGAAAGAAGGAATGGATGGCGGAGAGAGTAAAGACGGAACGAAAGACTTGGAGAAAAGCGAGCCTGATAAGAAAAACGACATCgatgatgacgatgatgaAGAAAGTGGAAACGAAAGTGAAGGAACCACAGCAGAGGTTGAGGTTCCTGAGGAG GATGAGGATAAGAAAATGACTGCAGAAGAGTTGCAGAAAAAGCTGGAGAAAGTGTCCAAGCAAAGTGAACAGTGGATGCAAGACTTGAGCAGTGCAGCTCAGCAACTGCGCGCCATTTGCTTTGGTCAGGACCGGTATTGGCGACGCTACTGGTCCCTGCCGCGAGCTGGAGGCATTTTCGTAGAAGCTATTGAATCGGCAGAGCCCGAGATGTTCAGTGAGGGCGAAGACGGTCCAGAGGAACCAGAGGAGATTGATGAGGCCGCTGCCGCTGAAGACGAAGGCAACAAGGAAGGCAAAGATGCTGATGAGGAAAAATCAGAGGAGGCATCTGAAAAGCAGGATGAAGATGCCGAGAAAAAGGAGGCTATCGTGGAAAATGGTCTGAAGGAGGAGAAAGAGGACACTCCTGATGTCGAAATGAAGGACGAGTCGCTTGTAGAAAAACCAGAAGCGGAAGCTGTGAAGGCGGAGCCCATCAAGGCTGAGGCGACGCCTAAAAAGGAAGAACCTGAGGAGATGGAGGAAGACGACCTAGACAACAGCGAGCGGTTCAACCCCATCAACCACTTAATGCGCTGGGGCTCGCCCAGCATCTACAACGGAGCCAAAGATCTCAACGGCAGCTACAACTCCAAGCTGGAGAACAGCACCACTTCGACGTACAGCGGCATGGCCTCGCCGGGCAACCTCTCCCTTGTGGACAAGCAGTGGTTCAGTTTGATCCCAAAGGACGCATGCGACGAGAACTCGCTGACCAAACCGCCGTACCGCAGCTCTGCCATCGGAGTGCCGCTCACCAAGGGTGTAGGCGAGATCCGAATTCCATGGTTCCCGCGGCCGCAGACAAGCGCCTCTCCGCTACCCGCTGCCTCGCCGGCGCCATCCAGCAGACCCAGCCTCTGTGATTCCCCGCCTTTGTACTCTGCCGAAGAGACTGCACTGCACATTGAGCACCTCAAACGGCTTGGCGAAACTGTTGAGTCTGAGCCCAGACCCATTCCAAGAg ACAAAAGACGCGGCTGGTGGCGGATCACGGATCCGGAAAAGATGCAGACGTTGATCACCAACTGCCATCCGCGTGGCGTTCGTGAGAGGGAGCTGAAGCGCACGGTGAGCAGATACATGGAGTACGTCGCCGAGTCCGGCAGCCAG TTCTTCCTTGTGAAGCTCTGCGCTCCCGGTGACACGATTTCAACCGATCTCAGCACTGGCGACGAGGCCAAGCCAGTCAGCAAAAGCGCTCCCAGCAGGGATGAGCCAGACGCGTGGAGCGAGAAGGTGGCGCTCAGGGTTGACATGCTGATGCTTGAGCAGGTTGAGGCCTTGGAGGACAGGGTGGCCAACGCCAGTATGCAGGTCAAGGGCTGGAAGGTGCCGCCAAGGGCGTCCACAGACGAGACCATTCAGTTCAGAGCCTCGTGCCTCACGCCTGACGACGAGGATGAGGAGCGACAGGATCCCGTGATGATCGCCAAAGAGCGGCTGGCAGACCTCGAGGCCGCCATCGAACGACGCTACCTGAAGCCACCATTGGGAACCAG TTGTGAGCTGTCCCTATCCAACTTGCAAGCGTCCGATCAGCACAAGGCACCGCCGAGTCCGTCGTCTCCTTCTGGGGAGCCGGACACCCTTCCCAAGGGTCTGGTTACCTGGAGGGATGGCGTGGTGAAGGCAAAGACTGCCGCCCAACTTGCCATGGTGTTCTACATGCTCGAGGCGTCCATTGCCTGGGACAAGAGTATCATGAAAGCAGTGAGTGATTCGTCTGCTAATATGAGT AACTGCCAGTTCTGCAGTTCTGGAGACAACGAGGACAAACTGCTGCTTTGCGATGGCTGCGACAAGGGGTACCACATGTACTGCTTCAAGCCCAAGATCGAAAGCGTCCCTGACGGAGACTG GTACTGCTTTGAGTGTCGCAACAAGGCCACCGGCGAGAGAAACTGCATCGTGTGCGGGAAGCGTGGCGTTGGCAAGAATCTGGTGCTGTGCGACTCCTGTCCAAGGGCCTACCACCTTGAGTGTCTCACTCCCCCCATTGCTAAG GTGCCTCGCGGGAAATGGTTCTGCCCCAGCTGCAACTCGAAGAACCCGAAAAAGCGTGGTCGCCGGCCAAAAATGAGTGAGTCCGAGGGCAGCTCCGTAGTCGGTGGCGACTACGAGGGTGCCGCCTCCACCACAGTCACTTCCACCTCCACCACAAACACCTCCTCGAGCCCCCCCTCGTCCACCCCAGCCAATTCCGCCTCCCCTCCAGCCAAGAAGGAccgcaacaaaaaattagccCGCGAGCTCACGGCATGCAAGACTTTGCTGGACGAGCTGGAGGCGCACGATGAGGCGTGGCCCTTCCTCTTGCCGGTGAACACAAAACAGTTCCCGACGTACCGTAAAATAATCCGATCACCCATGGATCTCAGCACAATTAGAAAGCGACTCACAGAAGGAGT ATACAAAGGGCGAGAGGAATTCTGCGCCGATGTCCGAGTGATCTTCAACAACTGTGAAACGTTCAACGAGGACGACTCGCCGGTGGGCAAAGCCGGGCACAGCATGCGCTCGTTCTTCGAGGCGCGCTGGATCGAACTCTGGAACGGCAATCAACACTGA